From a single Fusobacterium ulcerans ATCC 49185 genomic region:
- a CDS encoding GntR family transcriptional regulator, with the protein MEPKIDTIRERVAKEIRHLILMGKFKPGKKMLETTIAQELNVSRNPVREALRQLEQEGIVEYIPQKGCFLREINLEELEEIFRLRANLEIISLEYCNFKIADETIKKLESIIAELSNIKKSKNFDNMFILGLKFHELIVQECGKNIIYKTWKNFGGYNYSIFLNIYNSDIDSLKRNVLTHKKLLEKLRTGKENLIKKAILQHYLEEL; encoded by the coding sequence ATGGAACCCAAAATAGATACTATAAGAGAAAGAGTAGCTAAAGAAATTCGTCACTTAATTTTAATGGGAAAATTTAAACCAGGAAAGAAAATGTTAGAAACTACTATTGCTCAAGAATTAAATGTCAGCAGAAATCCTGTTAGAGAAGCTCTAAGACAATTGGAGCAAGAAGGAATAGTGGAATATATTCCACAAAAAGGATGTTTTCTACGTGAAATAAATTTAGAAGAATTAGAGGAAATTTTTAGATTAAGAGCAAATTTAGAAATAATTTCTTTAGAGTATTGTAATTTTAAAATAGCTGATGAAACTATAAAAAAGTTAGAGAGTATAATAGCAGAATTAAGTAATATAAAGAAAAGTAAAAATTTTGATAACATGTTTATATTAGGATTAAAATTTCATGAGCTTATAGTTCAAGAATGTGGGAAGAATATAATTTATAAAACTTGGAAAAATTTTGGCGGATATAATTATTCTATTTTTTTAAATATTTATAATTCTGATATTGATTCTTTAAAGCGAAATGTATTAACTCATAAAAAATTACTTGAAAAATTAAGAACAGGAAAAGAGAACCTGATCAAAAAAGCAATACTACAACATTATTTAGAAGAATTATAA
- a CDS encoding M20 metallopeptidase family protein produces the protein MEKFDEIKRAAKAIEDEIIENRRYIHEYPEIGLELPRTSAFVKQKLFEMGYEIEEICKCGILAKIGKAGKTLLIRADMDALPMGEINDLSFKSKNDYGHTCGHDTHIAMLLGAAKLLKQYENELEGTVLLLFQPGEETLEGAQAVIKGGLLKKYKIDAAIAMHIETVDVQTGHLIYKKGNLYASSDNFNIQVEGKGCHGAYPNEGIDPINILTNIYLSLQSITTREISPMQPFVLSIGSFHGGTVRNVIPDTARMEGTFRTYSNKLREFVKLRINEIATKTAEKYGGKCIVEFLPGIPPLVTDSEITEEMLTYASEIVGRENTRETHQSMGSEDFSVYADEIPSTYFGLGAGSKEEGYLYGGHNPKVQFNEKVFYLGSAIFTNCALKWLKNNK, from the coding sequence ATGGAAAAATTTGATGAAATTAAAAGGGCTGCAAAGGCTATTGAAGATGAAATAATTGAAAATAGAAGATATATTCATGAATATCCTGAAATAGGTCTTGAATTACCTAGAACATCTGCATTTGTTAAACAAAAACTTTTTGAAATGGGGTATGAAATAGAAGAGATTTGTAAATGTGGAATTCTTGCTAAAATAGGAAAGGCAGGAAAAACTTTATTAATAAGAGCAGATATGGATGCACTTCCAATGGGAGAAATTAATGATTTATCTTTTAAATCTAAAAATGACTATGGACATACTTGTGGACATGATACTCATATCGCTATGTTATTGGGAGCAGCTAAATTATTAAAACAATATGAAAATGAATTAGAAGGAACTGTATTGTTGTTATTTCAGCCAGGAGAAGAAACTTTAGAGGGAGCTCAAGCAGTAATTAAGGGGGGATTATTAAAAAAATATAAAATAGATGCTGCTATAGCTATGCATATTGAAACTGTTGATGTTCAAACTGGACACTTGATTTATAAAAAAGGTAATCTGTATGCTTCTTCAGACAATTTTAATATTCAGGTTGAAGGAAAAGGATGTCATGGAGCTTATCCTAATGAAGGAATAGATCCAATTAATATTTTGACAAATATTTATTTGTCTTTGCAAAGTATAACAACTAGAGAAATATCTCCAATGCAGCCATTTGTTTTGAGCATAGGATCTTTTCATGGTGGAACAGTGAGAAATGTTATACCAGATACTGCTAGAATGGAAGGAACATTCAGAACATATTCAAATAAATTAAGAGAATTTGTAAAATTAAGAATAAATGAAATTGCAACTAAAACTGCAGAAAAGTATGGGGGAAAATGTATTGTTGAGTTTCTCCCAGGTATTCCTCCATTAGTTACTGACAGTGAGATTACAGAAGAAATGTTAACTTATGCTTCAGAAATAGTAGGAAGAGAAAATACAAGGGAAACTCATCAATCGATGGGGTCAGAAGATTTTTCAGTATATGCTGATGAAATTCCAAGTACATATTTTGGATTAGGAGCAGGGTCTAAAGAAGAAGGATATTTATATGGAGGACATAATCCTAAAGTTCAATTTAATGAAAAAGTTTTTTATTTAGGAAGTGCTATTTTTACTAATTGTGCTTTAAAATGGTTAAAAAATAATAAATAG
- a CDS encoding APC family permease: protein MAQEAVNLKKVLTRTDLMSHAIGSVIGAGIFSTLPIAIGMTGRSAALAFILAAVIIIISLVPRILVNGSVRLNGGTYAHLGLFGYKRLAGSFIIISIIANISISWYAITFAQYFSSLVPGMSIKFIAGACLTLFTITNIVGIKEASRVQNLMVLILAISLSMFCFFGIFHIQPGFFEPQSFITNGPMGVLTAAGMLTFACSGADGIIPLSPEAKNPTKDIPWCIIVSTLAVAILYAIMAVVASGVFPLAEVINQPLSLVASKILPGPLYIFFIVGGACFALVTSLNSQIAWVTKPILKACNDGWFPKFFGHVNEKFKTPHNLIIALYILGMLPIVTGVDLDFIAGTSVFTNRFTDFMIATTIVSIPKVIPEEWKISRYHISDLKLKAFAVLAIITSLFASYLTLRGLSRNAVIINLGMLACALLFGVLRMKSGKIHMDILYEKAE, encoded by the coding sequence ATGGCACAAGAAGCAGTGAATTTAAAAAAAGTTTTGACAAGAACAGATTTAATGTCTCATGCAATTGGTTCTGTTATAGGAGCTGGAATTTTTTCAACTTTACCTATCGCAATAGGAATGACTGGAAGATCAGCTGCTTTAGCATTTATTTTAGCAGCAGTGATAATAATAATATCTTTAGTTCCAAGAATTCTTGTTAATGGAAGTGTAAGATTAAATGGAGGTACTTACGCTCATTTAGGATTATTTGGCTATAAAAGATTAGCAGGGTCTTTTATAATAATAAGTATAATAGCAAATATTTCAATTAGTTGGTATGCAATTACTTTTGCTCAATATTTTAGCTCATTAGTCCCTGGGATGAGTATTAAATTTATTGCTGGAGCATGTTTAACATTATTTACAATTACCAATATAGTAGGGATTAAAGAAGCTTCAAGGGTTCAAAATTTAATGGTTCTTATATTAGCAATTTCTTTGTCTATGTTTTGCTTTTTTGGTATTTTTCACATTCAACCTGGTTTTTTTGAACCTCAATCTTTTATAACAAATGGACCAATGGGAGTTCTTACAGCAGCTGGAATGTTAACTTTTGCTTGCAGTGGAGCTGATGGGATAATTCCACTATCACCAGAAGCAAAAAATCCAACTAAGGACATTCCATGGTGTATTATTGTTTCAACTTTGGCAGTAGCTATTTTATATGCAATTATGGCTGTAGTTGCTTCAGGTGTATTTCCTTTAGCAGAAGTAATAAATCAACCATTAAGTTTAGTTGCATCTAAAATTCTACCAGGTCCTTTATACATATTCTTTATTGTAGGAGGAGCATGTTTTGCTTTGGTAACGAGTTTAAATTCTCAGATAGCATGGGTTACTAAACCAATACTAAAAGCATGTAATGATGGATGGTTTCCTAAATTTTTTGGTCATGTTAATGAAAAATTTAAAACACCTCATAATCTAATAATAGCTTTGTATATTTTGGGAATGCTTCCAATAGTAACTGGGGTAGATCTTGATTTTATAGCAGGAACAAGTGTGTTTACAAATAGATTTACAGATTTCATGATAGCAACAACAATAGTTTCAATTCCAAAAGTAATACCAGAAGAATGGAAAATAAGTAGATATCATATATCAGATTTAAAGCTAAAAGCTTTTGCAGTTTTAGCAATTATAACATCATTATTTGCATCATATTTAACATTGAGAGGTTTATCAAGAAACGCAGTAATAATAAATTTGGGAATGCTTGCGTGTGCGCTGTTATTTGGAGTTTTAAGAATGAAAAGTGGAAAGATACATATGGATATTTTATATGAAAAAGCTGAATAA
- the hutX gene encoding heme utilization cystosolic carrier protein HutX — MKEKIEEILKNEEGVSLSKVSKDLNLSFIEVLRHAPTVRKYDIAKLDELFDILRSWEKVFLLVVTPSFVLEIKDKFPKGFYSHGFLNFHDEASSIGGHLSASKIKEIFIVEDVMYGRKSCSIKFFGEDEKEIFAVYVPRDEKKELIKECLESFNNL; from the coding sequence ATGAAAGAAAAAATTGAAGAAATATTGAAAAATGAAGAGGGAGTATCTTTATCAAAAGTGTCTAAAGACTTGAATCTATCATTTATAGAGGTATTAAGACATGCACCTACAGTAAGAAAATATGACATAGCAAAATTAGATGAACTTTTTGATATATTGAGAAGTTGGGAAAAAGTATTTTTACTTGTTGTTACACCTAGTTTTGTTTTAGAGATAAAAGATAAATTTCCAAAAGGATTCTATTCACATGGATTTTTAAATTTTCATGATGAGGCATCTTCAATAGGAGGGCATTTATCAGCTTCTAAAATAAAGGAAATATTTATTGTGGAAGATGTAATGTATGGAAGAAAAAGCTGTTCTATAAAATTCTTTGGAGAAGATGAAAAAGAAATATTTGCTGTTTATGTTCCAAGAGATGAAAAGAAAGAACTTATAAAAGAATGTTTAGAAAGTTTCAATAACTTATAA
- a CDS encoding DUF5131 family protein, which translates to MSEIWNPWHGCYKKSEGCLNCYMYYLDAQRGQRSDVVYKVKNNFNLPLKKDRKGNYKIKKGTLLYTCMTSDFFLEEADEWREEIWDIIRIRTDIIFWILTKRPERIKEVLPFDWEEGWDNVCINITAENQKRADERIPILLELPFKYKGVVVAPILGNINIEKYLETGIITDVSASGENYVGARPCDYDWIKNLYEQCKKYDTTFNFFETGEHFIKDGKKYHIPKKLQREQAEKSGLNYKGKKASIILKEITEDEQMQLFNIKNN; encoded by the coding sequence ATGAGTGAAATATGGAATCCATGGCATGGTTGTTATAAGAAAAGTGAAGGGTGCTTAAACTGCTATATGTATTATTTGGATGCTCAAAGAGGACAAAGAAGTGATGTAGTATACAAAGTAAAAAATAATTTTAACCTTCCTTTGAAAAAAGATAGAAAAGGGAATTATAAAATAAAAAAAGGGACTCTTCTTTATACTTGTATGACTTCAGATTTCTTTCTGGAAGAAGCAGATGAATGGAGAGAAGAAATATGGGATATAATACGAATCAGAACTGATATTATTTTCTGGATACTGACAAAAAGACCTGAACGAATAAAAGAAGTACTTCCATTTGATTGGGAAGAGGGATGGGACAATGTATGTATCAATATTACAGCAGAAAATCAAAAGAGAGCAGATGAAAGAATACCTATTCTTTTAGAATTGCCATTTAAATATAAAGGAGTAGTAGTAGCTCCTATTTTAGGAAATATAAATATCGAAAAATATTTGGAAACTGGAATAATAACTGATGTAAGTGCCAGTGGAGAAAATTATGTTGGAGCCAGACCTTGTGATTATGACTGGATAAAAAATCTTTATGAACAGTGCAAGAAATATGATACAACTTTTAATTTTTTTGAAACAGGAGAGCATTTCATAAAAGATGGAAAGAAATACCATATTCCTAAAAAATTACAAAGGGAACAGGCAGAAAAATCTGGATTAAATTATAAAGGAAAGAAAGCTTCAATAATACTTAAAGAAATAACTGAAGATGAACAGATGCAGCTTTTTAATATAAAAAATAATTAA
- a CDS encoding aspartate/glutamate racemase family protein: MKVLIINPNSDVKMTKAIDESARNFVKDRFILESISLEDSPAFVGSYEDIAMVGKGLIECIKKNQDKYDAFIIACHLDPNLDAAKEVSNKLVIGIGEASMKIASLLGKNFSVIGSSNKTTHLKKELVAKYGLKKYLKSVRTPDEGLENSTLEEKLIFAAKKAIEEDKAEILVLGCAGFAGIDKTIEKIVKVKVLDGIVCALMIAEGMVNYQN; encoded by the coding sequence ATGAAAGTACTTATAATAAATCCCAATAGTGATGTAAAAATGACCAAGGCAATAGATGAAAGCGCTAGAAATTTTGTAAAGGATAGATTTATACTGGAGAGCATTTCTTTGGAAGATTCTCCTGCCTTTGTAGGAAGTTATGAAGATATTGCAATGGTAGGAAAGGGATTGATAGAATGTATAAAAAAAAATCAAGATAAATATGATGCCTTTATAATAGCTTGCCATCTTGATCCTAATCTAGATGCAGCCAAGGAAGTATCCAATAAATTAGTCATTGGAATTGGTGAAGCTTCTATGAAAATAGCTTCACTTTTAGGAAAAAATTTTTCTGTAATAGGTTCTAGTAATAAAACTACTCATTTGAAAAAGGAATTGGTAGCTAAATATGGCTTAAAGAAATATTTGAAGTCTGTAAGGACTCCAGATGAAGGGCTGGAAAATTCTACTTTGGAAGAAAAATTAATCTTTGCAGCTAAAAAAGCAATAGAAGAAGATAAGGCAGAAATTTTGGTACTAGGCTGTGCTGGATTTGCAGGAATAGATAAAACTATAGAAAAAATAGTTAAAGTGAAGGTATTGGATGGAATAGTTTGTGCTTTGATGATAGCAGAAGGAATGGTTAATTATCAAAATTAA
- a CDS encoding M20 family metallo-hydrolase, with translation MKINIKRLMENLHKTGDIGYKEKDGITREGFSQEYYQALNILERLFLESNLKVIKDEVGNILGRREGKDVNKKSIMIGSHLDTVKNGGLYDGNLGIIAALEVVKCLNENNISMKHPIEIVAFNAEEGSEMGGTFGSRVMTGRQNLKEKDLEEKLSHYGLNLENIKNSTKNMNKVGVFLELHIEQGGFLEENKYDIGIVDGIVGITRYKITIKGESNHAGTTPMNLRKDPIKVLGKVIGKINDLTLEYKHPFVVTIGDLEVKPGMYNVIPREVTLLLELRDLEQKNIDDFILKLKEYSQQFYNFKFDFQETINKPSRLLDKNIIEKIKIVTEKNNYRGVEMSSGAGHDAKEFTYKVPTGMIFIPSVGGISHSPLEYSTEKQIAKGTQILLDTVLELDKEEILGEVIL, from the coding sequence ATGAAAATTAATATAAAAAGATTAATGGAAAATTTACATAAAACTGGAGATATTGGTTATAAGGAAAAAGATGGAATTACAAGAGAAGGTTTTAGTCAAGAATATTATCAAGCTTTGAATATTTTGGAAAGATTATTTTTAGAAAGTAATTTAAAAGTAATCAAAGATGAAGTTGGTAATATTTTGGGAAGAAGAGAGGGGAAAGATGTTAATAAAAAATCTATAATGATAGGTTCTCATTTGGATACAGTAAAAAATGGAGGGCTATATGATGGTAATTTAGGTATAATAGCAGCTTTGGAAGTTGTAAAATGCCTGAATGAAAATAATATATCTATGAAACATCCTATAGAGATAGTTGCTTTTAATGCAGAAGAAGGTAGTGAAATGGGAGGAACCTTTGGAAGTCGTGTAATGACTGGTAGACAAAATCTCAAAGAAAAAGATTTAGAAGAAAAGTTGTCTCATTATGGCTTAAACTTAGAAAATATTAAAAATTCAACTAAAAATATGAACAAAGTAGGTGTGTTTTTGGAATTACATATTGAGCAAGGAGGATTTTTAGAAGAAAACAAATATGATATTGGAATAGTAGATGGAATAGTAGGAATTACAAGATATAAGATAACCATAAAGGGAGAATCCAATCATGCAGGAACTACTCCAATGAACTTAAGAAAGGACCCAATAAAAGTATTGGGAAAAGTTATAGGGAAAATTAATGATTTGACTTTGGAATATAAACATCCTTTTGTAGTTACAATTGGAGATTTGGAAGTAAAACCTGGTATGTATAATGTAATCCCTAGAGAAGTCACTTTACTATTGGAATTAAGAGATTTGGAACAAAAAAATATAGATGATTTTATATTAAAATTAAAAGAATATTCTCAACAATTTTATAACTTTAAGTTTGATTTTCAAGAAACAATTAATAAACCTTCTAGATTATTGGATAAAAATATCATAGAAAAAATAAAAATAGTAACGGAAAAAAATAATTATAGAGGAGTTGAAATGTCAAGTGGTGCAGGACATGATGCAAAAGAATTCACCTATAAGGTTCCTACAGGAATGATATTTATACCCAGTGTTGGGGGAATAAGTCATTCACCATTGGAATATTCGACAGAGAAACAAATAGCCAAAGGAACACAGATATTGTTGGACACAGTTTTAGAATTGGATAAAGAAGAGATTTTAGGAGAGGTGATTCTATGA
- a CDS encoding sodium:solute symporter family protein, with protein sequence MIYIGILITYLALLVFIGYRASKSIKNSEDWSVAGRTLGVIPSAAAYFTTVLSAVSFIGYMGYYYKFGWGGWWNWAGTLIFTVLLAASFAAKLRKFGGVTISDFLDERYGKVHGGLAAVLILFSTVVFTMTQLIASASIIKTITGISTQWSAIIVGCVFILYTIMGGMVSVAWTSVLTTVLILFGTYSLLFSILKATGGIVNLHVSLYNMDKTLLDPFAGGKISVGLAISWCITWGIGNFGLPQLITRFNACKDASVARMSQGVSGILFILFYLPLMLIGLGMRILMPNIENIDLVASTAMVKMVNPVVGGLVLAAILGAAISTASSVLLQAGTVATRDIYQKFINKDASSNKILKISKVTTLVVGVITIVSALYNSSTVLMIQANMVGILGSMLAMTIIIGFTSKRSNSQGGLAGMIVGVATAIIWYILGNPFGWMPILPAILTSSIANLLVSYMTPPPPERVMERFFK encoded by the coding sequence ATGATATATATAGGAATTTTAATAACTTACCTTGCTTTGTTGGTTTTCATTGGTTATCGAGCTTCAAAATCTATAAAAAATAGTGAAGATTGGTCTGTAGCTGGCAGGACTTTGGGGGTGATACCCAGTGCAGCAGCATATTTTACAACAGTATTGAGTGCAGTATCTTTTATTGGTTATATGGGATATTATTATAAGTTTGGCTGGGGTGGCTGGTGGAATTGGGCAGGTACATTGATATTTACTGTGCTTTTGGCAGCAAGTTTTGCAGCTAAATTAAGAAAATTTGGTGGAGTGACAATATCAGATTTTTTAGATGAAAGGTATGGTAAAGTACATGGTGGATTAGCAGCAGTATTGATATTATTCTCCACAGTGGTATTTACAATGACTCAATTGATTGCATCAGCATCAATTATAAAGACTATAACAGGAATTTCTACTCAATGGTCAGCAATAATAGTAGGTTGTGTATTTATATTGTATACTATCATGGGGGGAATGGTTTCTGTTGCTTGGACAAGTGTTCTGACCACTGTTCTTATATTATTTGGAACATATTCTTTACTTTTTTCTATATTAAAGGCCACTGGAGGAATTGTTAATCTTCATGTATCATTATATAATATGGATAAGACACTTTTGGACCCTTTTGCAGGAGGGAAAATAAGTGTAGGATTAGCAATATCATGGTGTATCACTTGGGGAATAGGGAACTTTGGGTTACCACAATTGATAACAAGATTTAATGCTTGTAAGGATGCCAGTGTAGCTAGAATGAGTCAAGGAGTATCAGGAATATTATTTATATTATTTTACTTACCTTTAATGCTGATCGGTCTAGGAATGAGGATTTTAATGCCAAATATAGAGAATATTGATTTGGTAGCAAGTACTGCTATGGTAAAAATGGTGAATCCAGTGGTTGGAGGCTTGGTATTGGCTGCTATCTTAGGGGCTGCAATTTCCACAGCATCTTCAGTATTGTTGCAAGCTGGGACTGTAGCCACAAGGGATATTTATCAAAAATTTATAAATAAAGATGCTTCTTCAAATAAAATATTGAAAATATCTAAGGTAACTACCTTGGTAGTTGGGGTAATAACCATAGTATCTGCCCTTTATAATTCTTCTACTGTTTTGATGATACAGGCAAATATGGTTGGAATACTAGGTTCTATGCTGGCAATGACAATAATCATTGGGTTTACTTCCAAGAGATCTAATTCTCAAGGAGGATTAGCAGGAATGATAGTAGGAGTGGCAACAGCTATAATTTGGTATATATTGGGAAATCCCTTTGGTTGGATGCCTATATTACCAGCCATCTTGACATCAAGTATAGCAAATTTATTAGTAAGTTATATGACTCCACCACCTCCAGAGCGAGTAATGGAAAGATTCTTTAAATAA
- a CDS encoding dihydroorotase, protein MKFDLLIKNAKIYLNGTFCCGNVLVKAGKISEITDNIEGIQAEKTIDAAGKYLLPGMIESHMHIREPGRPDRGTFFTETMAAAAGGVTTILEHPIANPPQYSKEILDKRIEDASDKCVVDFAFYGAAGAKFPDKIKEMGETGIVAFKTFLHEAPEGRDTEFIGLTMANDGEMYHGFRAVAKTGKLCAVHSENNDIITSMIAKFRAEGKTDPIYHCLSRPKFAEIETVSKLLLLAKDTGVKLIFCHTTVPEAMEMIKKAKGEGMELYLETCPQYLFLTEEDVIKHGVYAKCNPPLRKQEDVDGLWKYVTDGTVDFIGSDHATYTVEEKEKGRDDIFKAPSGFLGVDLRLPLMLNAVNEGKLSFEKCIDLLSTNIAKAFKIFPQKGVINVGSDADFVIVDMDKTITVDKSKNYSKAKEISRVFEGKQLKGTPIYTIVRGKVVMKDGVVDEKAKGWGKLIETYNK, encoded by the coding sequence ATGAAATTTGATTTGTTGATTAAAAATGCAAAAATTTATTTAAATGGTACCTTTTGTTGTGGAAATGTTTTGGTAAAGGCTGGAAAGATCTCAGAAATAACTGATAATATTGAGGGGATTCAAGCTGAAAAAACTATAGATGCAGCTGGAAAATACTTGTTGCCAGGAATGATAGAATCTCATATGCACATAAGGGAACCTGGAAGACCAGATAGAGGAACTTTTTTTACTGAAACCATGGCAGCAGCAGCAGGGGGAGTTACCACTATTTTAGAGCATCCTATAGCTAACCCACCTCAATATTCTAAAGAAATTTTAGATAAAAGAATAGAAGATGCCAGCGATAAATGTGTGGTGGACTTTGCTTTTTATGGGGCAGCAGGAGCAAAATTTCCTGATAAAATAAAAGAAATGGGAGAAACAGGAATAGTAGCTTTTAAAACTTTTTTACATGAAGCTCCAGAGGGAAGAGATACAGAATTTATAGGGTTAACAATGGCCAATGATGGGGAAATGTATCATGGGTTTAGAGCTGTTGCTAAAACTGGTAAATTATGTGCAGTCCATTCAGAAAATAACGATATAATTACCAGTATGATAGCTAAATTTAGGGCAGAGGGTAAAACTGATCCTATTTATCATTGTTTGTCAAGACCAAAATTTGCTGAAATTGAAACTGTATCTAAATTATTGTTGTTGGCAAAAGATACTGGAGTAAAGCTAATCTTCTGTCATACAACAGTTCCAGAGGCCATGGAAATGATCAAAAAAGCCAAAGGTGAAGGAATGGAATTATACTTGGAAACTTGCCCACAATATTTATTTTTGACAGAGGAAGATGTAATAAAGCATGGAGTTTATGCAAAATGTAATCCACCTTTGAGAAAACAAGAAGATGTAGATGGATTGTGGAAATATGTTACTGATGGAACAGTGGATTTTATTGGCAGTGATCACGCTACATATACTGTGGAAGAAAAGGAAAAGGGAAGGGATGATATATTCAAAGCTCCATCAGGATTTTTAGGAGTAGATTTGAGATTACCTCTAATGCTCAATGCAGTAAATGAGGGGAAACTTTCCTTTGAAAAATGTATAGATTTACTGTCTACTAATATAGCCAAGGCTTTCAAAATATTTCCACAAAAAGGAGTAATAAATGTTGGATCAGATGCAGATTTTGTAATAGTAGATATGGACAAAACTATTACTGTGGATAAAAGTAAAAATTACTCAAAGGCAAAAGAAATTTCTAGAGTTTTTGAAGGTAAACAATTGAAAGGAACTCCCATTTATACCATTGTCAGAGGAAAGGTAGTAATGAAAGATGGTGTTGTTGATGAAAAGGCTAAAGGTTGGGGGAAATTAATAGAAACTTATAATAAATAA
- a CDS encoding LysR family transcriptional regulator, translating to MNNLEIEAFTMIIETGSLSMAANKLFVSQSTITNRLIALENEIGEPLILRKKGLKKIELTHKGIEFIEFANRYISVLKDIDLWKNNLSPNIIKISMPHSINSYLLKEFIKDYSCQHNTKFSISSHWNHIIYNMLDSHQLDLGLVSRPFASKNLITKYLFSESMVLIYDKRFSDFNEKTTLNDLKLENEIFLDWGPDFDLWHNENFPSIIFPKIKVDSANLIEFFLQSNNAWSIVPKCVAYELRDLSQNNISILNLEHLPTRKIFLVRQLNSISLSKKVMENFIEKLTNFLQKSPYIIF from the coding sequence ATGAATAATTTAGAAATAGAAGCATTTACTATGATTATAGAAACTGGAAGTCTTTCCATGGCAGCTAATAAACTATTTGTATCTCAATCTACCATTACCAATAGACTAATTGCACTAGAAAATGAAATAGGAGAACCCCTTATCTTAAGAAAAAAAGGGCTCAAGAAAATAGAGCTCACACACAAAGGTATTGAATTTATAGAGTTTGCCAATAGATATATTTCTGTTCTGAAAGATATTGATCTATGGAAAAATAATCTTTCTCCCAATATCATTAAAATATCTATGCCCCATAGTATTAATTCATACCTTTTGAAAGAATTTATAAAAGATTATTCTTGTCAACATAACACTAAATTTTCTATAAGTTCCCATTGGAATCACATCATATATAATATGCTAGATAGCCACCAATTGGATCTAGGTCTTGTTTCTAGACCATTTGCATCAAAAAACTTAATTACAAAATATTTATTTTCTGAATCTATGGTATTAATCTATGATAAGCGATTTTCTGATTTTAATGAAAAAACTACCTTAAATGATTTAAAATTAGAAAATGAAATATTTCTAGACTGGGGACCTGATTTTGATCTATGGCACAATGAAAATTTTCCCAGTATCATTTTTCCAAAAATTAAAGTGGACTCTGCAAATCTCATAGAGTTTTTTCTCCAATCAAATAATGCTTGGTCCATTGTACCAAAATGTGTAGCTTATGAATTAAGAGATTTATCTCAAAATAATATTTCCATTTTAAATTTAGAACATTTACCTACAAGGAAAATTTTTTTAGTAAGACAGCTTAATTCCATTTCATTAAGTAAAAAAGTTATGGAGAATTTCATTGAAAAACTTACTAATTTTCTCCAAAAATCTCCCTATATTATTTTTTAA
- a CDS encoding macro domain-containing protein: protein MNDMSLDIIKDDIAKMSVNAIINAANSSPLDGCEICNIHYKSDLIILNEYKKAVITTAGLLDPKYVLHIVEVVLNGEELSTNCYINSFQLAVENNCKSITFPFISFESYRYLRDKAL from the coding sequence ATGAATGATATGAGTCTAGATATAATAAAAGATGATATTGCCAAAATGTCTGTAAATGCCATTATCAATGCTGCCAATTCATCTCCTTTGGATGGATGTGAGATATGTAACATTCATTACAAAAGTGACCTTATTATTCTCAATGAATATAAGAAAGCTGTAATTACCACTGCTGGTCTACTTGATCCCAAATATGTGCTCCATATTGTGGAAGTTGTTTTGAATGGAGAAGAGCTTTCAACCAATTGTTATATTAATTCCTTTCAATTGGCTGTAGAAAATAATTGTAAATCTATAACTTTTCCTTTTATTTCTTTTGAATCCTATAGATATCTCAGAGATAAAGCTCTATAA